Proteins encoded by one window of Streptomyces uncialis:
- the ybaK gene encoding Cys-tRNA(Pro) deacylase, producing the protein MAKKSRKQQPGGTPATVALTAAGTVFTVHTYAHDPAHPSYGEEAAEAMGVSPERVFKTLVAEVDGELTVAVVPVAGTLDLKALASAVGGKKAAMADPVAAERVTGYVRGGISPLGQRKRLRTVLDASAGAHPTICVSAGRRGLEVELAPADLAALTGAALAPIGRG; encoded by the coding sequence ATGGCGAAGAAGTCCAGGAAGCAGCAGCCGGGCGGCACCCCCGCGACCGTGGCGCTCACGGCGGCGGGGACCGTGTTCACCGTCCACACGTACGCACACGACCCCGCCCATCCGTCGTACGGCGAGGAGGCCGCCGAGGCGATGGGGGTGTCGCCGGAGCGGGTGTTCAAGACCCTGGTGGCGGAGGTGGACGGGGAGCTGACGGTGGCGGTGGTGCCGGTCGCCGGGACCCTCGATCTGAAGGCCCTCGCCTCGGCGGTCGGCGGCAAGAAGGCCGCCATGGCCGATCCGGTCGCGGCCGAGCGGGTCACCGGGTACGTCCGGGGCGGGATCTCCCCCCTCGGCCAGCGCAAACGGCTCCGTACCGTCCTCGACGCGTCGGCCGGCGCGCACCCCACGATCTGTGTCTCGGCGGGCCGCCGGGGCCTGGAGGTCGAACTGGCCCCCGCGGATCTGGCGGCCCTGACGGGTGCGGCGCTGGCCCCCATCGGCCGGGGCTGA
- a CDS encoding ABC transporter permease: protein MTVVPAEVLSGRRTAPPRPATRSAPAELAPRARLLPSLAAVYRAQLSRARVARIPLLFVATFQSIGIMVLMRGVVDGGDEARAVVAGSSVLVVAFVALNLLAQYFGRLRADGGLDHYATLPVPPAAVVLGAAAAYASFTVPGTFVTAVAGCFLFQLPLTHLWVLAAVVPLAGAALAGLGAALGLLAPRPELATLLGQLGMSAALLLGVLPPERLPSAVQYGRDLLPSTYGVEAFARTFAADPDWAVVGLHLAVCAVVGVLSLAVATWAYRRAAVR, encoded by the coding sequence GTGACTGTCGTACCCGCCGAGGTGCTGTCCGGCCGCCGGACCGCGCCGCCGCGTCCCGCGACCCGCTCGGCCCCCGCAGAGCTCGCGCCCCGCGCCCGGCTGCTGCCCTCGCTGGCCGCCGTCTACCGCGCCCAGCTCTCCCGGGCCCGGGTCGCCCGTATCCCGCTGCTGTTCGTCGCGACCTTCCAGTCCATCGGGATCATGGTCCTGATGCGGGGGGTCGTCGACGGGGGTGACGAGGCCCGCGCGGTCGTCGCCGGTTCCAGCGTCCTCGTCGTCGCGTTCGTCGCGCTGAACCTCCTCGCCCAGTACTTCGGACGGCTGCGCGCCGACGGCGGGCTCGACCACTACGCGACCCTGCCGGTGCCGCCCGCCGCCGTGGTCCTCGGCGCCGCCGCCGCGTACGCCTCCTTCACCGTGCCCGGCACCTTCGTCACCGCCGTCGCGGGCTGCTTCCTCTTCCAGCTCCCGCTCACCCATCTGTGGGTGCTGGCCGCCGTGGTCCCGCTCGCCGGGGCCGCCCTCGCCGGGCTCGGCGCCGCCCTCGGACTGCTCGCGCCGCGCCCCGAACTGGCCACCCTGCTCGGCCAGCTGGGCATGTCCGCGGCCCTGCTGCTCGGGGTGCTGCCGCCGGAGCGGCTGCCCTCGGCCGTCCAGTACGGCCGTGATCTGCTGCCGTCGACCTACGGGGTCGAGGCGTTCGCCCGGACCTTCGCGGCCGACCCCGACTGGGCCGTCGTCGGACTCCATCTCGCGGTCTGCGCGGTGGTCGGTGTGCTGTCCCTCGCGGTCGCCACCTGGGCCTACCGCCGGGCCGCCGTCCGATGA
- a CDS encoding LON peptidase substrate-binding domain-containing protein, whose product MTTVRLPLFPLNSVLFPGLVLPLNIFEERYRALMRDLLKIPEGEPRRFAVVAIRDGHEVAPSAQGLPDQTAVPERGPTAGFGDDPLKAFHSVGCIADAATVRERADGGFEALATGTTRVRLLSVDASGPFLTAELEELEEEPGDEAGALAEGVLRAFRAYQKRLAGARERSLSTGADLPDEPSVVSYLVAAAAVLDTPTKQRLLQAPDTASRLRDELRLLRGESAIIRNLPSLPAVDLTRSPTSLN is encoded by the coding sequence GTGACCACCGTCCGGCTGCCGCTCTTCCCGCTCAACTCGGTGCTGTTCCCGGGTCTCGTCCTGCCCCTGAACATCTTCGAGGAGCGCTATCGCGCCCTGATGCGCGATCTCCTCAAGATCCCCGAAGGGGAACCCCGCCGCTTCGCCGTCGTCGCCATCCGCGACGGCCACGAGGTCGCGCCCAGCGCGCAGGGGCTCCCCGACCAGACCGCGGTACCCGAGCGCGGACCCACCGCGGGCTTCGGCGACGACCCGCTGAAGGCGTTCCACTCGGTGGGCTGCATCGCCGACGCCGCGACCGTCCGGGAACGCGCCGACGGCGGGTTCGAGGCGCTCGCCACCGGCACGACCCGGGTCCGGCTGCTCTCCGTCGACGCGTCCGGACCGTTCCTGACCGCCGAGCTGGAGGAACTGGAGGAGGAACCGGGCGACGAGGCGGGCGCCCTCGCCGAAGGGGTGCTGCGGGCGTTCCGCGCCTATCAGAAACGGCTGGCGGGGGCCCGGGAGCGGTCCCTTTCGACGGGGGCCGACCTCCCCGACGAGCCGTCCGTGGTGTCCTATCTGGTCGCCGCCGCGGCGGTCCTGGACACCCCCACCAAGCAACGGCTGCTCCAGGCCCCGGACACCGCGTCCCGGCTCCGTGACGAACTGCGGCTGCTGCGCGGGGAGAGCGCGATCATCCGCAATCTGCCGTCGCTGCCCGCGGTGGACCTGACCCGCTCCCCCACCAGCCTGAACTGA